From a single Dioscorea cayenensis subsp. rotundata cultivar TDr96_F1 unplaced genomic scaffold, TDr96_F1_v2_PseudoChromosome.rev07_lg8_w22 25.fasta BLBR01001285.1, whole genome shotgun sequence genomic region:
- the LOC120256100 gene encoding uncharacterized protein LOC120256100 translates to MMILMDQREERLLAIMDQREERVKQLEQSLVNISSYIENQQNSRALGMGITDSTSIDPMRCRDEWIKETQFSLNRSIRVELPRFDGEDHRKLFKAQGTMMGYLSSKTKILLKWLDTNAGMLARIEVLVVISAGLMTFLALFGSYRRRSRSSVIKYTLLAAYILTDSISAYTIGLMQNRQVPQRAVRVVVDVLDHRQVHHQLNHCLLVVYTLFIYNSYAKWTSIWIAVAIFMAISMVKFLEKFVVFYQVRNSNGSMVNTKLVSDYMHYEHKLSNEDEIDPVLMKGYKYLVIGEKEEDVAVGPPDYLMKLNIEDAKVADKVVTLENIWSCRGPVLRDSEAAKDVCLSFTLFKLLRRRFTGYPWAEANSPKARKLIVQGLLGDHMRTFRVIETELAFLYDSFYTKYAVVSHMPVMLLSSVASLVGSFWVAVVLAHYKPPSYEEHLMRGIVDSLVTISFLSAIAFIELWQIITYVFSDWAKVLLLCNYVRKSSWQGMNLFQTALSFLCQQRVLKPWDDKLGQYSLLESYDYYPSCFKMVVMNVQRGQEASPFIQLPEEVKKAIVHALIHSRGKLRRIGEYSLTLCEVGYGGELSWACQLETYTQIILVWHVATSICLLKTGAPPHHASTEDQFNRKVADSLSKYCAYLVVFCREFLPDQDSVTEVIFARIVRETMRHLWEQRSMSRKLDRLMEVRDATETIVEKGGKLGRQLIELIGDESLRFRVLREIWVEITLCIAPSGKVTAHARHLAEGGEFITHVWALLCHLGTFQQPPAREIV, encoded by the exons ATGATGATTCTGATGGATCAGAGGGAAGAAAGACTACTGGCAATAATGGATCAAAGAGAAGAGCGAGTTAAGCAACTCGAGCAGTCCTTAGTCAACATATCTTCTTATATTGAGAATCAGCAGAATTCCAGGGCATTGGGGATGGGAATTACTGATTCAACATCAATCGATCCCATGAGGTGCAGAGATGAGTGGATCAAAGAAACTCAGTTTTCTTTAAACAGATCCATCAGGGTTGAATTGCCAAGATTTGATGGAGAAGATCACCGGAAGCTCTTCAAGGCCCAAG GCACCATGATGGGTTATCTTTCTTCCAAAACTAAAATACTCCTAAAATGGCTGGACACTAATGCTGGTATGCTTGCACGCATAGAAGTCTTGGTGGTGATCAGTGCTGGGCTCATGACCTTCTTGGCTCTCTTCGGATCATACCGTCGCCGGAGCCGAAGTTCGGTCATCAAGTACACTCTGCTGGCGGCTTACATCCTCACTGACAGCATCTCGGCCTACACGATCGGTCTCATGCAAAACCGCCAAGTTCCGCAACGAGCTGTTCGTGTTGTGGTCGACGTTCTTGATCATCGCCAGGTGCATCACCAACTCAATCATT GCTTGCTAGTGGTGTACACACTTTTCATCTACAATTCTTACGCGAAGTGGACTAGTATCTGGATTGCTGTAGCAATTTTCATGGCCATAAGCATGGTCAAGTTCTTGGAAAAGTTTGTTGTGTTTTATCAAGTCAGGAACTCAAACGGGTCAATGGTGAACACTAAGCTGGTCTCAGATTACATGCATTATGAGCATAAGTTAAGCAATGAGGATGAGATTGATCCTGTTCTCATGAAGGGCTACAAGTATCTGGTCATCGGAGAGAAGGAGGAGGATGTGGCGGTTGGCCCGCCGGACTATCTCATGAAACTAAATATCGAAGATGCCAAAGTTGCCGACAAGGTTGTTACATTGGAGAATATATGGAGTTGCCGAGGTCCAGTGCTCAGAGACTCTGAGGCAGCGAAAGATGTCTGTCTCTCCTTCACTTTGTTCAAGCTACTCCGAAGGCGGTTCACCGGCTACCCCTGGGCAGAGGCCAACAGCCCAAAGGCTAGGAAGCTTATTGTCCAAGGACTGTTAGGAGATCACATGAGAACATTCAGAGTGATTGAAACAGAGCTTGCATTCCTTTATGATAGTTTCTATACAAAGTATGCTGTTGTTTCTCACATGCCAGTAATGCTGCTGTCCTCGGTGGCCTCATTGGTGGGGAGCTTCTGGGTAGCTGTGGTTCTGGCTCACTATAAGCCACCCAGTTATGAGGAACATTTGATGAGGGGGATCGTTGATTCACTGGTGACTATTTCCTTCTTATCTGCTATCGCTTTTATTGAGCTTTGGCAGATCATCACCTATGTCTTCTCAGACTGGGCGAAGGTGCTGTTGCTCTGTAACTACGTGAGGAAGTCATCATGGCAGGGGATGAACTTGTTTCAAACTGCGTTGAGCTTCTTGTGCCAGCAAAGAGTTTTGAAGCCTTGGGATGATAAGCTTGGTCAGTACTCTTTGCTTGAATCTTATGACTATTATCCTTCATGTTTCAAGATGGTGGTGATGAATGTTCAGAGGGGGCAGGAGGCCAGCCCTTTTATCCAATTGCCTGAAGAGGTTAAAAAAGCCATTGTGCATGCACTGATACATAGCCGCGGAAAGCTAAGGAGGATTGGAGAGTACTCATTGACACTCTGTGAAGTTGGGTATGGTGGTGAGCTCTCCTGGGCCTGCCAGTTGGAGACTTACACTCAAATCATCTTGGTGTGGCATGTGGCCACCTCCATTTGTCTCCTAAAAACAGGAGCACCTCCTCATCATGCAAGTACAGAGGATCAATTCAATCGCAAGGTTGCAGATAGTTTGTCAAAATACTGTGCCTACTTGGTGGTTTTTTGTAGGGAGTTTTTGCCTGATCAGGATTCGGTCACAGAAGTCATCTTTGCCAGAATAGTACGTGAGACAATGAGACATCTCTGGGAGCAGAGAAGCATGAGCAGAAAGTTGGATAGGTTGATGGAGGTGAGGGATGCAACGGAGACGATAGTGGAGAAGGGTGGGAAGCTTGGGAGGCAGCTCATTGAATTGATAGGCGATGAGAGTCTGAGGTTTAGAGTGTTGAGGGAGATATGGGTTGAGATAACTTTGTGTATTGCTCCGTCGGGCAAGGTTACAGCTCATGCACGGCATCTCGCAGAAGGAGGAGAGTTCATTACGCATGTCTGGGCGCTGCTGTGCCACCTCGGCACATTTCAACAGCCGCCGGCGAGGGAAATTGTCTAG
- the LOC120256107 gene encoding tyrosyl-DNA phosphodiesterase 1 isoform X2, whose amino-acid sequence MPQAKIGLLVPLRSDFVVDKSISEIPILEGVNVIGRNNLNVSDKRVSRKHVSLQASPDGSSELVVEGSNPLVLKSGNQRKKLYTGEKAALLHGDILELVPGSHCFKYELVCVDHASSSNPSSNFTFKGKRTSVDEALQIKKHRQADGTGAIAVDFQGEHQNISVMRSSSISSCSQSELATNLDSCNGLEVLRQFHFLEDIASLTFRLMQVKGLPSWVNSSSVTIKDVIQGDVLVAILSNYMVDIDWLLSACPAMKRIPHVLVVHGESGAAVEHIKKTKPPNWILHKPSLPISYGTHHSKAMLLIYPKGLRVVVHTANLIFVDWNNKTQGLWMQDFPWKDQNSGTGSPFENDLVDYLSMLKWPEFSVNLPNVGHININASFFRKFDYSNAAVRLIASVPGYHIGPNLKKWGHMKVRSILEEFVFDKEFHKSPLIYQFSSLGSLDEKWLSEFSFSMSSGVTHDKSPLGIGKPLIIWPTVEDVRCSLEGYAAGSCIPSPQKNVEKDVLNKYWAKWKATHVGRCRAMPHIKTYTRYNGQNLAWFLLTSANLSKAAWGALQKNNSQLMIRSYELGVLFLPTTVQRHGSVFSCTANGKPEQGERVPPKNGDTFKSKLVTLCWKENGRISSSTEAVQLPVPYQLPPQPYTHEDVPWSWDRRYTKKDVYGRVWP is encoded by the exons atgCCTCAGGCCAAGATTGGTCTCCTTGTTCCTTTGCGAAGCGACTTTGTGGTTGATAAATCAATCTCTGAAATTCCCATTCTTGAAGGTGTTAATGTTATTGGACGCAACAATCTAAATGTCTCTGACAAGAGAGTTAGCCGCAAGCATGTCAGTTTGCAGGCATCACCTGATGGTTCTTCTGAACTTGTTGTG GAAGGATCAAATCCACTGGTTTTGAAATCAGGAAACCAGAGGAAAAAACTTTATACTGGAGAGAAAGCCGCTTTGCTTCATGGTGACATTCTGGAGTTAGTTCCTGGAAGTCATTGTTTCAAGTATGAACTTGTTTGTGTCGACCATGCCTCTTCATCAAACCCTAGTTCAAACTTTACATTTAAAGGGAAAAGAACAAGCGTTGATGAAGCTTTGCAGATAAAAAAACACCGACAAGCTGATGGAACTGGAGCCATTGCAGTGGATTTTCAG GGAGAGCATCAAAACATTAGTGTGATGAGATCCTCTTCAATCAGCAGTTGCTCTCAGTCAGAATTAGCTACTAATCTTGATTCTTGTAATGGTTTGGAAGTTCTTCGACAATTTCATTTTTTGGAAGATATAGCGTCCTTGACCTTTCGTCTAATGCAAGTTAAAGGTCTTCCATCATGGGTGAATTCATCATCAGTTACTATTAAAGATGTGATTCAG GGAGATGTGCTTGTTGCCATTCTCTCTAATTATATGGTCGACATTGACTGGTTATTATCTG CATGCCCAGCTATGAAGAGGATTCCTCATGTTCTTGTAGTTCATGGTGAATCAGGTGCTGCAGTGGAACATATCAAG AAAACCAAGCCCCCAAATTGGATTTTGCACAAGCCTTCCCTTCCTATTTCATATGGAACACACCATTCCAAGGCTATGCTTCTTATTTATCCGAAAGGGTTGCGGGTTGTTGTTCACACCGCAAACTTGATCTTTGTTGATTGGAACAACAAAACACAAGGTCTATGGATGCAAGACTTCCCCTGGAAAGATCAAAACTCCGGCACAGGATCCCCTTTTGAAAATGATCTTGTCGATTATCTCAGCATGTTAAAG TGGCCTGAGTTCAGTGTTAATTTGCCCAATGTTGGCCACATCAACATCAATGCGTCATTCTTCAGGAAGTTTGATTATAGCAATGCTGCG GTTCGGTTGATCGCATCTGTTCCTGGATATCATATAGGCCCCAATCTGAAAAAATGGGGTCATATGAAAGTCAGAAGCATTCTCGAGGAATTTGTTTTTGACAAAGAATTTCATAAATCCCCTCTCATTTATCAG TTTTCTTCCCTTGGTTCTCTAGATGAGAAGTGGTTGTCAGAGTTTTCATTTTCTATGTCTTCTGGTGTTACGCATGATAAATCCCCGCTGGGCATTGGAAAGCCCCTTATAATCTGGCCAACTGTTGAAGATGTCAGATGCTCACTTGAG GGCTATGCTGCTGGTAGTTGCATTCCAAGCCCCCAAAAGAATGTGGAGAAGGATGTTTTGAACAAGTATTGGGCAAAATGGAAAGCAACTCATGTTGGCCGCTG TCGTGCCATGCCTCATATAAAGACTTACACCCGATATAACGGCCAAAATCTTGC GTGGTTCTTGCTAACTTCAGCAAATTTAAGCAAAGCTGCATGGGGTGCATTACAAAAGAATAACTCCCAACTTATGATACGTTCTTATGAG CTAGGGGTGCTGTTCTTGCCCACAACTGTGCAGAGACATGGATCTGTGTTTAGCTGCACAGCAAATGGCAAACCGGAACAG GGTGAAAGGGTTCCTCCCAAAAATGGTGATACATTCAAATCCAAGTTGGTTACACTTTGCTGGAAAGAAAATGGGAGAATATCCTCATCTACTGAGGCAGTTCAATTACCAGTACCGTATCAACTCCCACCCCAGCCATACACACATGAAG ATGTTCCCTGGTCATGGGACAGGCGATACACGAAGAAAGATGTATATGGTCGTGTCTGGCCCTAA
- the LOC120256107 gene encoding tyrosyl-DNA phosphodiesterase 1 isoform X1 has translation MAATPAKIGLLVPLRSDFVVDKSISEIPILEGVNVIGRNNLNVSDKRVSRKHVSLQASPDGSSELVVEGSNPLVLKSGNQRKKLYTGEKAALLHGDILELVPGSHCFKYELVCVDHASSSNPSSNFTFKGKRTSVDEALQIKKHRQADGTGAIAVDFQGEHQNISVMRSSSISSCSQSELATNLDSCNGLEVLRQFHFLEDIASLTFRLMQVKGLPSWVNSSSVTIKDVIQGDVLVAILSNYMVDIDWLLSACPAMKRIPHVLVVHGESGAAVEHIKKTKPPNWILHKPSLPISYGTHHSKAMLLIYPKGLRVVVHTANLIFVDWNNKTQGLWMQDFPWKDQNSGTGSPFENDLVDYLSMLKWPEFSVNLPNVGHININASFFRKFDYSNAAVRLIASVPGYHIGPNLKKWGHMKVRSILEEFVFDKEFHKSPLIYQFSSLGSLDEKWLSEFSFSMSSGVTHDKSPLGIGKPLIIWPTVEDVRCSLEGYAAGSCIPSPQKNVEKDVLNKYWAKWKATHVGRCRAMPHIKTYTRYNGQNLAWFLLTSANLSKAAWGALQKNNSQLMIRSYELGVLFLPTTVQRHGSVFSCTANGKPEQGERVPPKNGDTFKSKLVTLCWKENGRISSSTEAVQLPVPYQLPPQPYTHEDVPWSWDRRYTKKDVYGRVWP, from the exons ATGGCTGCTACTCCG GCCAAGATTGGTCTCCTTGTTCCTTTGCGAAGCGACTTTGTGGTTGATAAATCAATCTCTGAAATTCCCATTCTTGAAGGTGTTAATGTTATTGGACGCAACAATCTAAATGTCTCTGACAAGAGAGTTAGCCGCAAGCATGTCAGTTTGCAGGCATCACCTGATGGTTCTTCTGAACTTGTTGTG GAAGGATCAAATCCACTGGTTTTGAAATCAGGAAACCAGAGGAAAAAACTTTATACTGGAGAGAAAGCCGCTTTGCTTCATGGTGACATTCTGGAGTTAGTTCCTGGAAGTCATTGTTTCAAGTATGAACTTGTTTGTGTCGACCATGCCTCTTCATCAAACCCTAGTTCAAACTTTACATTTAAAGGGAAAAGAACAAGCGTTGATGAAGCTTTGCAGATAAAAAAACACCGACAAGCTGATGGAACTGGAGCCATTGCAGTGGATTTTCAG GGAGAGCATCAAAACATTAGTGTGATGAGATCCTCTTCAATCAGCAGTTGCTCTCAGTCAGAATTAGCTACTAATCTTGATTCTTGTAATGGTTTGGAAGTTCTTCGACAATTTCATTTTTTGGAAGATATAGCGTCCTTGACCTTTCGTCTAATGCAAGTTAAAGGTCTTCCATCATGGGTGAATTCATCATCAGTTACTATTAAAGATGTGATTCAG GGAGATGTGCTTGTTGCCATTCTCTCTAATTATATGGTCGACATTGACTGGTTATTATCTG CATGCCCAGCTATGAAGAGGATTCCTCATGTTCTTGTAGTTCATGGTGAATCAGGTGCTGCAGTGGAACATATCAAG AAAACCAAGCCCCCAAATTGGATTTTGCACAAGCCTTCCCTTCCTATTTCATATGGAACACACCATTCCAAGGCTATGCTTCTTATTTATCCGAAAGGGTTGCGGGTTGTTGTTCACACCGCAAACTTGATCTTTGTTGATTGGAACAACAAAACACAAGGTCTATGGATGCAAGACTTCCCCTGGAAAGATCAAAACTCCGGCACAGGATCCCCTTTTGAAAATGATCTTGTCGATTATCTCAGCATGTTAAAG TGGCCTGAGTTCAGTGTTAATTTGCCCAATGTTGGCCACATCAACATCAATGCGTCATTCTTCAGGAAGTTTGATTATAGCAATGCTGCG GTTCGGTTGATCGCATCTGTTCCTGGATATCATATAGGCCCCAATCTGAAAAAATGGGGTCATATGAAAGTCAGAAGCATTCTCGAGGAATTTGTTTTTGACAAAGAATTTCATAAATCCCCTCTCATTTATCAG TTTTCTTCCCTTGGTTCTCTAGATGAGAAGTGGTTGTCAGAGTTTTCATTTTCTATGTCTTCTGGTGTTACGCATGATAAATCCCCGCTGGGCATTGGAAAGCCCCTTATAATCTGGCCAACTGTTGAAGATGTCAGATGCTCACTTGAG GGCTATGCTGCTGGTAGTTGCATTCCAAGCCCCCAAAAGAATGTGGAGAAGGATGTTTTGAACAAGTATTGGGCAAAATGGAAAGCAACTCATGTTGGCCGCTG TCGTGCCATGCCTCATATAAAGACTTACACCCGATATAACGGCCAAAATCTTGC GTGGTTCTTGCTAACTTCAGCAAATTTAAGCAAAGCTGCATGGGGTGCATTACAAAAGAATAACTCCCAACTTATGATACGTTCTTATGAG CTAGGGGTGCTGTTCTTGCCCACAACTGTGCAGAGACATGGATCTGTGTTTAGCTGCACAGCAAATGGCAAACCGGAACAG GGTGAAAGGGTTCCTCCCAAAAATGGTGATACATTCAAATCCAAGTTGGTTACACTTTGCTGGAAAGAAAATGGGAGAATATCCTCATCTACTGAGGCAGTTCAATTACCAGTACCGTATCAACTCCCACCCCAGCCATACACACATGAAG ATGTTCCCTGGTCATGGGACAGGCGATACACGAAGAAAGATGTATATGGTCGTGTCTGGCCCTAA
- the LOC120256104 gene encoding uncharacterized protein LOC120256104 produces MEENLSSKTKALVKWLETEAGMLARIEVLVVISGALMTFLALFGSYRRRSRSPTIKLTLWLALTLTDSISAYTIGLMQTAKFRNELFVLWAAFLIMVKCSTHSISAFSIQDNDNWLSNLLQITSLALYASLIYNSYFMHTRFWVPVEIFWVVCMVKFFERIFVFRLIMKPNGPMVNTKLISDYMHYEHMLSNEDEVVPALMEGYKYLIIGEKEDDIMVGPPDYLMKLRLEDPSVVYQVITVEKIWRCPGRVLNNSESAKDVCLSFAMFKLLRRRFTGYPWVEANRAKTRKLILEGLLGDHLRMFRVIETELAFLYDSFYTKYPVVSDKPWTLVSSVASLVGSCWVVVLLYDYKPPSEEEHLTRGSVDSLVTIFLLVVIIFVEGWQIITFVFSDWAKVLLLCKYVQKISWQERDLFQTLLSFVCRKRVLKPWDDKLGQYSLLDSYDYKPSLVKKLLMGVQRGQKAGAPIQLPDEVKQAITQSLIDTGGELRCIGKHSLTLCEGGDELSWACELETYTQIILVWHVATSICLIKAAPNPATDEEFNRKVTESLSKYCAYLVVFCQELLPEQNSVTEVIFARIIHETLDLLRWHTCISFKLNRLMEVGDEPETIVGKGGKLGRQLIELVGDESLRFSVLREIWLEIILYIAPSENTTAHAQHLANGGEFITHLWTLLCHLGIFERPKTGGEFIADDSE; encoded by the coding sequence ATGGAGGAGAATCTGTCTTCCAAAACTAAAGCATTAGTGAAATGGCTGGAAACTGAAGCTGGTATGCTTGCACGCATTGAAGTCCTGGTGGTGATCAGTGGTGCACTCATGACATTCTTGGCTCTCTTTGGTTCATATCGTCGCCGGAGCCGGAGTCCAACCATTAAGCTTACCTTGTGGCTGGCCTTAACCCTCACCGACAGCATCTCAGCTTACACCATTGGTCTCATGCAAACAGCCAAGTTCCGCAACGAGCTGTTCGTCTTGTGGGCAGCATTCTTGATCATGGTCAAGTGTAGCACCCACTCCATCTCTGCATTCAGCATCCAAGACAATGACAACTGGTTGAGCAATTTGCTTCAGATAACCTCTCTAGCACTCTATGCGAGTTTAATTTACAATTCATATTTCATGCACACTAGATTCTGGGTCCCTGTAGAGATTTTCTGGGTGGTGTGCATGGTCAAGTTCTTCGAAAGGATTTTTGTCTTTCGTCTGATCATGAAACCAAATGGGCCGATGGTGAACACCAAATTGATATCAGATTACATGCATTACGAACACATGCTGAGCAATGAGGATGAAGTTGTTCCTGCTCTCATGGAGGGTTACAAGTATCTGATCATCGGAGAAAAGGAGGATGACATCATGGTAGGCCCGCCGGACTATCTTATGAAGCTAAGGCTCGAAGATCCCAGTGTTGTCTACCAGGTCATTACGGTGGAGAAGATATGGAGATGCCCAGGTCGTGTGCTCAACAACTCTGAATCAGCAAAAGATGTTTGTCTCTCATTTGCAATGTTCAAGCTACTCCGACGGCGTTTCACCGGCTACCCCTGGGTGGAGGCCAATCGCGCAAAGACCAGGAAGCTCATCCTGGAAGGACTCTTAGGAGATCACCTGAGAATGTTCAGAGTAATTGAAACAGAGCTTGCATTCCTTTATGATAGTTTCTATACAAAGTACCCCGTTGTTTCTGACAAGCCATGGACGTTGGTGTCCTCAGTTGCCTCATTGGTGGGCAGTTGCTGGGTAGTTGTGCTTCTGTATGACTACAAGCCACCCAGTGAAGAGGAACATTTGACGAGAGGAAGTGTTGATTCACTagttactattttcttattggTTGTCATCATTTTTGTTGAGGGTTGGCAGATCATTACCTTTGTCTTCTCAGACTGGGCCAAGGTGCTGTTGCTCTGTAAATATGTGCAGAAGATCTCGTGGCAGGAGAGGGACTTGTTTCAAACCCTGTTAAGCTTTGTGTGCCGGAAAAGAGTTCTGAAGCCTTGGGATGATAAGCTCGGTCAGTACTCTTTGCTTGATTCTTATGACTATAAACCTTCACTTGTTAAGAAGCTACTGATGGGCGTCCAGAGAGGCCAAAAGGCTGGTGCTCCCATCCAATTACCTGATGAAGTGAAACAAGCCATTACACAGTCGCTGATAGACACTGGGGGAGAGTTACGGTGCATTGGAAAGCACTCATTGACACTCTGTGAAGGTGGCGATGAGCTCTCCTGGGCATGCGAGTTGGAGACTTACACTCAAATCATCCTGGTGTGGCATGTGGCTACCTCTATTTGCTTAATAAAAGCAGCTCCAAATCCTGCAACTGACGAGGAATTCAATCGTAAGGTGACAGAAAGTTTATCCAAGTACTGCGCTTACTTAGTGGTTTTTTGTCAGGAGCTTTTGCCTGAGCAGAACTCGGTCACAGAAGTAATTTTTGCCAGGATTATACATGAAACGTTGGATCTTCTGAGGTGGCACACTTGCATTAGCTTCAAGCTGAATAGGTTGATGGAGGTGGGGGATGAACCAGAGACGATTGTGGGGAAGGGTGGGAAACTTGGGAGGCAACTCATTGAATTGGTTGGAGATGAGAGCTTGAGGTTTAGTGTGTTAAGAGAGATATGGTTGGAGataattttgtatattgctccgtCAGAAAATACTACAGCTCATGCGCAGCATTTGGCCAATGGTGGAGAGTTCATTACACATCTGTGGACGCTGCTCTGTCACCTAGGCATCTTTGAAAGACCGAAGACGGGTGGTGAGTTCATAGCTGATGACAGCGAGTGA
- the LOC120256103 gene encoding uncharacterized protein LOC120256103, translating into MYVAAGNSTSTAQALLKWLDEDVGKLARIEVLVVISGALMTFLALFGSYRRRSRSALIKYTLWAAFTLTDSISAYTIGLMQTANFHNNLFLLWSLFLIIIKCSTNSITAFSVQDNDNKMSYYFNLLLLILYVGFIFNSYFKNISFGIPLYIFVFVFMFKAIERLIGLNLVDLPNRPMLNTKLVSDYMHYEHELSNEIDPVSMKGYKYLVTGEDPKDTDINPPDYLMKLMLNNSAVQFNVITVEKIWRCPGRVLKNSKEAKDVCLSFAFFKLLRRRFTGYPWTEAKQDKTKRLILEGLLNDPIRAFKVIETELGFLYDSFYTKYAVITGKPLLLLSSVATLLGSFWVIGILLNYKPTNGELHMEGNIDVLITVFFLLAISFVELWQIITYVFSDWAKVLLLCYYVKLSSLHEMDLLQTLLSFVCRQSVLKPWDQKLGQYSLLDSYRYEPSCLKTVLMRGGRGQKESPFVQLPDEVKKAIAQSLIENEGKLKSIGESLLTLSGFDRDAQLRQLLWACKLETYTEIILVWHVATFICLKKTALDHRRDEDQFNHKVADSLSKYCAYLVVFAREFLLPEPTELTSFTFDRTVFETSDLLEGKTSMSDKLNEIMKVGDDPPQSILKKGGKLGRQLIELVGEESLRFRVLKEIWVKIILCIAPSDNTNAHLQHLTEGGEFITHVWTLLCHLGIFQRPQSGIPDHPV; encoded by the exons ATGTACGTTGCTGCGGGGAACTCCACATCCACAGCTCAAGCCCTATTGAAATGGCTCGACGAAGATGTTGGCAAGCTTGCCCGCATAGAAGTCCTGGTGGTAATCAGTGGGGCTCTCATGACCTTCTTGGCTCTCTTCGGTTCATACCGTCGCCGGAGCCGCAGCGCACTTATCAAATACACTCTGTGGGCGGCCTTCACCCTCACTGACAGCATCTCAGCCTACACCATTGGTCTCATGCAAACCGCCAATTTCCACAACAATCTATTCCTTCTTTGGTCTCTGTTCTTGATTATCATCAAGTGCAGCACCAACTCCATCACTGCATTCAGTGTCCAGGACAATGATAACAAGATGAGCTATTACTTTAACTTACTCTTGCTAATACTCTACGTTGGTTTCATCTTCAATTCCTACTTCAAGAATATTAGTTTCGGGATACCTCTATATATTTTCGTGTTCGTATTCATGTTCAAGGCGATCGAAAGGCTTATCGGCTTAAATCTAGTGGATCTACCAAACCGACCAATGTTGAACACCAAGCTGGTTTCAGATTATATGCATTATGAGCATGAGCTGAGCAACGAGATCGATCCTGTTTCCATGAAAGG ATACAAGTATTTGGTGACGGGCGAGGACCCGAAGGACACCGATATAAACCCACCGGATTATCTCATGAAGCTAATGCTCAACAATTCTGCAGTTCAGTTCAATGTCATCACAGTTGAAAAAATATGGAGATGCCCGGGTCGTGTGCTCAAAAACTCTAAGGAAGCTAAAGATGTTTGCCTATCATTTGCTTTCTTCAAGCTACTCCGACGACGTTTCACAGGCTACCCCTGGACAGAGGCCAAGCAAGACAAGACCAAAAGGCTCATCCTTGAAGGACTATTGAATGATCCCATTAGAGCATTCAAGGTGATTGAGACGGAGCTTGGATTCCTTTACGATAGCTTCTATACAAAGTATGCTGTAATTACTGGTAAGCCTTTGTTGCTGCTATCCTCTGTCGCCACATTGCTGGGGAGTTTCTGGGTGATTGGAATTCTTTTGAACTACAAACCAACTAATGGAGAGCTTCACATGGAAGGGAATATTGATGTCTTGATTACTGTTTTCTTCCTGCTTGCCATTAGCTTTGTGGAGCTTTGGCAGATTATTACTTATGTATTCTCCGATTGGGCTAAGGTGCTGTTGCTCTGTTATTACGTGAAACTGAGTTCATTGCATGAGATGGACCTTCTTCAAACTCTGTTGAGCTTTGTGTGCAGGCAAAGCGTACTGAAGCCTTGGGATCAAAAACTCGGTCAGTACTCTTTGCTTGATTCTTATAGATATGAACCTTCCTGCTTGAAGACAGTGCTGATGAGGGGTGGGAGAGGGCAGAAGGAAAGCCCTTTTGTCCAATTGCCTGACGAAGTGAAAAAGGCCATTGCACAGTCGCTGATAGAGAATGAGGGAAAGCTAAAGAGCATTGGTGAGTCTTTATTGACACTCTCTGGGTTTGATAGAGATGCGCAGCTCAGACAACTCTTATGGGCATGCAAGCTGGAGACGTACACAGAAATTATATTGGTGTGGCATGTGGCCACCTTCATTTGCCTAAAAAAAACAGCTCTTGATCACAGAAGAGACGAGGACCAATTCAATCACAAGGTCGCTGATAGTTTATCAAAGTACTGTGCATATCTGGTGGTATTTGCTCGGGAGTTTCTTCTGCCTGAACCAACAGAGTTGACCTCGTTCACCTTTGACAGGACTGTGTTTGAAACATCGGACCTTCTAGAAGGGAAGACGAGCATGAGCGACAAACTGAATGAAATCATGAAGGTGGGTGATGATCCACCTCAGTCGATACTGAAGAAGGGTGGGAAACTTGGGAGGCAACTGATTGAATTAGTTGGAGAAGAAAGCCTGAGGTTTCGCGTGTTGAAGGAAATATGGGTGAAGATAATTTTGTGTATTGCTCCGTCAGATAATACCAACGCTCACTTGCAGCATCTGACAGAGGGAGGAGAGTTCATCACGCATGTCTGGACGCTGCTCTGTCACCTGGGTATCTTTCAACGACCGCAATCTGGTATTCCAGACCACCCAGTGTAG